The Xylophilus rhododendri region CCGAGCAGGTCGGCCGCACCGAGGACTTTCCCGCCGCGCTGGCACGGGCCCAGGCCCATGGCGGCCTGGCGCTGATCGAGCTGCTGACCGATCCGCGCCAGATCACGCCGGGCGCGCGGCTGGCGGCCTGAGCGTTCGCAAGGTCCTGCTCAGCCGGCCATGCCTTGAACGCCCGGCCACTTCTGCGCATCCACCACCTGGGTGACCACCTGCCGGATGAGGCGGCCGGCCTCGCGCAGCCCGGCCACCGGCGGCCGGTTGCGGGCGGTGGCGCTGGCCACGGCGCGCAGCACGTCGGTGCCTTCGATGGGCACCGCCTGCAGCAGGCCGCGTTCGACCTCTTCCTGCACGGCGGCCAGCGGCAGGATGGTGCAGCCATGGCCGGCATGCACCAGCTGCCGGGTCAGGGCGGTGGAGCCGTCGCATTCCAGCGCCACCCGCAGGGGCTGGGCGTAGCGTTGGGCCAGCGATTCGGCCAGGCCGCGCAGGCCGTGGGCGGTGCTGGGCAGCACCAGGGGCAGGTCCAGCAGCCGCGGCACGTCGATGCTGGCGCCGGGCAGGGGCATGCCGGGCGGCAGCACGCAGTAGAGGGGCTCCTGCAGCAGCAGGTCGTAGTCCATGCCCTGGCCCTGCTCGGGCAGGTAGAGCACGGCGGTGTCGATCTCGCCGTCCTGCAGCAGCTGCACCAGGCGGTGGCCCAGTCCCTCGACCAGGCGGATGCGGGCATGCGGAAACCGCTGGCGCAGCGCATGGCCCAGCGGGCCGAAACACATCTGCGCGATGGTCGGCTGCGCGCCGACGGTGATCTGCAGCGGCGCATCGGCCGCCAGCTCCACCGCCAGCTGGCGCGCCTGGCGCAGGGATTCGACCAGCTTCTCGGCCTGCAGCAGCAGGGCGCTGCCGGCGTCGGTCAGCACCATGCCGCGGCCGCTGCGGTGGAACAGGCGCACGCCGATGCCGTCCTCCAGCCGGCCGATGTGGCGGGTGAGGGTGGACTGCTCCATCTGCAGCTCCACCGCCGCGCGCGAGATGCTGCCGTGGCGCGCCACGCTGTGGAAGTATTCGATCGCCGCCGCGTCCATCGCCATCGCCCGCCTGTCCTTGTCCGCCACGCAAAGCCGCGATTGTCGCGCCGCGGTAGCGCTTAAGCTCCATCCCGCATGAAAACCGCCGAAGCCCCGTCCGCCGCCGCCACCCTCGATCCCGCGCGCGGGCGCCGCATCGCCCTGCTGGTGGCCAGCGCCTTCTTCATGGAGAACTTCGACGCCACGGTGATTACCGCCGCGGTGCCGGCGATGGCCGAGAGCTTCGGCGTGGCGCCGGTGGCGCTGTCGGCCGGCATCAGCGCCTACCTGCTGGCGCTGGCGGTGTTCATCCCGGTCAGCGGCTGGGTGGCCGACCGCTTCGGTGCGCGCCGGGTGTTCGCCAGCGCGGTGCTGCTGTTCACCCTGGCCTCGGTGGCCTGCGGCCTGGCGCAGAGCCTGCCGGC contains the following coding sequences:
- a CDS encoding LysR family transcriptional regulator, whose protein sequence is MAMDAAAIEYFHSVARHGSISRAAVELQMEQSTLTRHIGRLEDGIGVRLFHRSGRGMVLTDAGSALLLQAEKLVESLRQARQLAVELAADAPLQITVGAQPTIAQMCFGPLGHALRQRFPHARIRLVEGLGHRLVQLLQDGEIDTAVLYLPEQGQGMDYDLLLQEPLYCVLPPGMPLPGASIDVPRLLDLPLVLPSTAHGLRGLAESLAQRYAQPLRVALECDGSTALTRQLVHAGHGCTILPLAAVQEEVERGLLQAVPIEGTDVLRAVASATARNRPPVAGLREAGRLIRQVVTQVVDAQKWPGVQGMAG